The genomic region GTCAACATTCCCGCACCTCCCGGTGTTTCGACGGAGCGAAGCATGGGGCGGAGCACGGCAGGGCGACGGTAGTCCCTGTCCGGAAGGCGGGCCTATGACGGCCGGGAGGCAAACCCCCCGGCCCAGGTGAGCCGGCGGCGAGCCGCCGCAATGGCGGCGAAGCGTGCCGAGCCGCGGTGCCGAGAAACAGCTTCTAAGGCAAGGCACCGGGAGACCGTACCGCAGACCGACACAGGTGGGCGAGCTGAGAATGCGAAGGCGTACGGACGAACTCACGCTAAGGAACTCGGCAAAATGCATACGTAACCTAGGGAGAAGTATGGCTCCCCGCAGGGGGAGCCGCAGAGAAATGGCCCATGCGACTGTTTACCAAAAACACAGGTCCATGCGAACCGGCGACGGGAAGTATATGGACTGACACCTGCCCGGTACTGGAAGGTCAAGGGGAGCCGTCAGCCTTCGGGCGAAGCGGCGAACCCAAGCCCCAGCAAACGGCGGCCGTAACTATAACGGTCCTAAGGTAGCGAAATTCCTTGTCGGGTAAGTTCCGACCCGCACGAATGGTGTAACGACATGGGCGCTGTCTCGGCGTGAGGTCCGGTGAAATTGAAGTCCAGGTGAAGATGCCTGGTACTCGTGGTTAGACGGAAAGACCCCGTGAACCTTTACTCCAACCCGGCATTGGGGGCTGGGCAGGGATGTGTAGGATAGGTGGGAGGCAAGGATGCCCGGGCGTCAGCCTGGGCGGAGCCGCCGGTGAAATACCACCCTTCCCTTTCCAGCCTCCTCACCCGCGCCGTGAACCGGCGCGGGGACCGTGCCAGGCGGGGAGTTTGACTGGGGCGGTCGCCTCCGAAAGCGTAACGGAGGCGCGCGAAGGTCGCCTTGGGATGGTCGGGAATCATCCTGCAAGTGCAAGGGCACAAGGCGGCTTGACTGCGAGGCGTACAGGCCGAGCAGGTACGAAAGTAGGTCCTAGTGATCTGGCGGCAGCGAGTGGAAGCGCCGTCACTTAACGGATAAAAGGTACTCCGGGGATAACAGGCTGATCTTGCCCAAGAGTTCATATCGACGGCAAGGTTTGGCACCTCGATGTCGGCTCATCGCATCCTGGGGCTGGAGCAGGTCCCAAGGGTTTGGCTGTTCGCCAATCAAAGCGGTACGCGAGCTGGGTTCAGAACGTCGTGAGACAGTTCGGTCCCTATCTGCCACGAGCGTAGGAAGTCTGGGGGGAGCTGCCTTCAGTACGAGAGGACCGAGGTGGACGGACCTCTGGTGTACCGGTTGTCGCGCCAGCGGCAGGTGCCGGGTAGCCACGTCCGGAAGGGATAACCGCTGAAAGCATCTAAGCGGGAAGCCCGCCCCGAGATGAGACTTCCCATCCCCCCCTGTGGGGGACTGAAGGAACCAGGGAGAATACCTGGTCGATAGGCCGGGGGTGGAAGCGCGGCGACGCGTGCAGCCCACCGGTACTAATCAGCCGTGAGGCTTGACCATATTGTCGTTGCGGTCCCCCGCAGGGCCAAGGCCGGGTGTACCAGGGACTCTCCTGGTGCCCCTGGGCGTTGGCCGGGTCCGGTGGCGATGGCGGGGCGGGCACACCCGTTCCCATCCCGAACACGGAAGTTAAGCGCCCCTGCGCCGATGGTACTGCCTTCTGGCGGGAGAGTAGGCAGCCGCCGGACCCCTTTCTTTTTCCCTCCTTTTCGTAAGTTTTGGAGGGGCTTAGACCTGATTTGACATAGCTATGTCAAACATGGCGTAAGTTTACTTGGTAGCAATGGCAGAGTGGATACACCCGTTCCCATCCCGAACACGGAAGTTAAGCACTCTCACGTCGATGGTACTGCCTTCGGGCGGGAGAGTAGATAGCTGCCAAGTTTTTTTTTGCTTTTCGCAGACGCTTTCCGCATACTGCTTGTTCATTTCATGAAACTGCATTAAGATAGTAACCCGATAAACAACTAGGAGTTACCATGCAGATATCCTTGCATAACCTGAAGCGAATTTATGGAGATTTACACGCTGTAGATGGTGTGTCTCTTGAAATTCCAAGCAACACGGTCTTTGGAATCATCGGGAAAAGTGGTGCCGGTAAATCTACCTTGGTCCGATTGATAAGTATGCTGGAACGCCCTGATGAAGGTCAGGTATACTATGATGCAAGGCGTGTAGACGATTTACCTAAACAGCAACTGCTGTCCCAACGGCGTCATATCGGTATGATATTTCAGAATTTCAATTTATTTTCTTCACGGACGGCTGGTGGAAATATTGCCTATCCTATGGAAATCCAAGGAATGGGCAAGGAAAGGATTCGTGCCCGAGTCAAGGAACTGTTGGAATTGGTTGAACTCTCAGGAAGGGAAGATGCACCGATAAGTACCCTTTCCGGCGGGCAAAAGCAGCGGATTGCCATTGCCAGGGCACTTTCCATAAATCCAGATATATTGTTTTGTGATGAGGCGACCAGTGCCCTTGACCCTCAGACTACCCATTCAATATTGCAGCTGATCAAGGACATACAGCAAAAAATGTCCCTTACTGTCGTGATGATTACCCATCAGATGGAAGTAGTACGGGATGCCTGTGAAAAAGTTGCTGTCCTGGACAATGGCAAAGTTGTGGAACTTGGAGACGTCGTTGATATTTTTTCCAATCCGAAAACCGAAGTTACTAAAGATTTCCTTGCCCATCTTTCCAACAATCAGCAAGATTTGATCCGATGGGGAGAAGGCGGAGCTTTTACGCTTCGTTTCCAAGGAAAACTTACAGATGAACCGGTACTTTCAAGAATAACAAAAAAAGTTGATGTTGCATTCAATATACTTGCAGGTGGCGTACAGAATGTCGGCAGTAGCCATGTCGGCACCATGATCTGTGATATTGAGGGAAGTACGGAGAATGTCCACAAGGCTGTTGAAGCACTGCGGAAAGAAGGAATCATCGTAGAGGAGGAAAAGAAATGAGCGAACTATGGATGCTTGTATGGACAGCTACATGGGAAACCTTTGGTCATGGTTTTCTTTTCTACTCTTTTTTCTCTTGTGATTGGTCTTCCTTTGGGTGTCTTGCTTTGCATTACTGCTCCAGAGCAACAGGGAGGCATTATTCCGCATGCCATACTCAACAATGTATTGGGACGGATTGTAAATGTACTCCGTTCCTTTCCTTTCATAATATTGATGATTCTGCTTTTTCCTCTTTCCCGTCTTATTTTGGGGACTTCAATCGGGACAAGAGCTGCAATCGTACCTTTGAGCATTGCTGCTGCTCCTTTCGTTGCCCGTGTCATTGAGTCTGCCCTCAAAGAAGTTGACCCGGGCATGGTGCAGGCTGCAAAAGCCATGGGATCGACAAATATGCAGATTATTGTCAAGGTCTTGTTGCCTGAAGCAATGCCGTCGTTGGTCGCCGGCATTACGCTTACCATTATCAATCTGATAGGCTATTCAGCTATGGCCGGAGCCATCGGGGCAGGCGGTTTGGGTGATTTGGCAATCCGCTATGGCTACCAGCGGTTCCGTGCCGATGTCCTGTTGGTCTCGGTCATTGTCATTTTGGTGATGGTTGAAGCCTGCCAAGTAGTCGGAGATTATCTGGTAGCTCGGTTGATGGCGAAAAGATAGAATTTTTAGGTACCTTGCTGACATGTGCAGCAAGCGTACCAAGGATGATATCCATGTAAAAACAAGGCGATTTAAAGAAAAGGGATACGTTACTTTGCCATTTCTTTTTGTCAGATGTGCTCGGAACGACAAAAGTTTGTAGCATTGAGGTCTTGCATATTATTACAAATCTCGCTAAATTCGAAATAACCTATTGGTAGAGGAGGACAGCTATGGTTTTCTATGTAGACGATACATTGATGTGCACCCTGTCTCTTCTTATGATGCCCGTTTGGGCATAAACTTATTCATATACCATAGGAATCAATTCTGTTCCAGATAAAAACAAAAATATTCACATGATGTGAGGAGGATGCCGGCAGAGCGGGTAGTACTGCCTTTTGTCGGTCTCGATACAACTGTTTCCCCTTGGGGAGAATCAACATGTTAGGAGAGAAAAATGAAGAAAAGTGTGGTTGCCATTGTAGTGGCATTGTTTGCCAGTGCAGCCTTGTTTGCCAATGGTGCGGCAGAAACCAGCCCTTCTGCTGCTGGTGCAACGACTGGACCTACGGAGCTTAAGGTCGGTGCGACGCCATTGCCGCATGCTGCATTGTTGAATTTGGTCAAGGACCAGCTGGCTCAGGAAGGAGTCAACCTGAAAGTCATTGAATTTACTGATTATGTTACGCCGAACGAAGCTTTGGCAAGTGGAGAGCTGGATGCAAATTATTTCCAGCATTTGCCGTATCTTGAGACTTATAACAGGGAACATGGGACAAACCTTGTCAGTGCAGGAGGTATTCATATTGAGCCGCTTGCTCTTTATTCGAAGAAATTCAAATCTCTTGATACCCTTCCTGACGGGGCAAGTATTGCAATTCCCAATGATCCTACCAATGAAGGCAGGGCTTTGCTGCTTCTGCAGAGTGCCGGTTTGGTCAAGCTCAAGGACAACGCAGGATTGGAAGCAACTCCGTTTGATATAGCAACTAATCCGAAGAAACTGAAATTTCAAGGAAATTGAAGCAGCTTCTTTACCCAGGGTATTGCCTGATGTCGATGCTGCAGTCATCAACGGAAATTATGCAATTCCTGCAGGTTTGGTGGCAACCCGTGATGGTTTGTACGTAGAAGGTGCTGACAGTCCATATGTCAATGTTGTAGCCGTACAGAAAGGCCATGAAAAAGACCCCGCCATCGTCAAGCTTGTAGCAGCGCTTCACAGCCAGATTGTAGTTGATTGGGTAGCCAAACAATATCCGAACGGTGAAGTCGTACTGGTCAAGTAGCAAATCTGTCATGTTATGCGATTCCCCTGGTTGTACCGGGGGGATTTTTTTTAGTTGTCCCAGATGGTATCATGGATGGCATGGAAATCATGTCTGTTGTCTTTTTCTGTATCATATTGTTGATCTTGATCCTTGTGGTCCGGCTTTCTTTGCGCGGGAAGAGCCATGAAGAAATCCAGCTCCTTCTGAAGGAAAATTCCCAGACGAGGACAGAACTCCGTCAGATGCTTGAATCCCAACGTACAGCCCTTGCTACACAGGTAAGTGATTTGGAAAATCGTCTTTCTGGTACCCTTGTACAGGTAGAAGGAAAGAATGACAAACTTGCTGATACTGTTGCCTTGCAGCTTGAAAAAATCCGCATTGACAACCAGACGCAATTGGATGAAATGCGCAGGACTGTCGATGCCAGATTGACTACCACTCTTGATTCCCGGTTAGGTGAATCATTCAAGATCGTCAGTAACCAACTGGAAGTGGTCAACCGTTCCTTGAAAGAAATGCAGAGCTTGGCCGATGGCGTGGGCGATCTGTCCCGGTTGCTCGGAAATATCAAAACCAGAGGTAGCTGGGGAGAACTCCAGGCACAGAATCTGCTTGATGAGGTTTTTGTTTCTACGCAGTATGAAAAAAACGTAGAAACAAGGAAAGGCAGTGGGCAACGTGTTGAATTTGCCCTGAAACTTCCCGGAGAAAAGGATATACCTGTTTATCTTCCTATTGATGCCAAATTTCCAAGGGAAGATTACGAAAGGCTACAGCAGTCGTTGGAAACAGGCGATCAGGAGGGTTGCCGTGTTGCCAGGGTCGCTCTTGCAAGACGTATGAAGGAAGAAGCGAAAAAAATCAACGGCAAATATCTTGACCCTCCTGCTACTACGGATTTTGCAATAATGTATCTACCTATAGAAGGCCTTTATGCCGAAGTGCTGAATATCCCGGGATTGGTTGATGACCTGCAGAGGGATTTCAAAGTCGTACCAAGTGGCCCTACTACTTTTCTGGCTCTGTTGAATAGCCTGCAGATGGGATTCCGTACCTTGGCCATAGAAAAACGCAGTGAAGAAGTCTGGAAGGTACTTTCTTCGGTCAAGAGTGAATTCTCCAAGTTCGGAGAACAAGTTGAAAAAGTCCAGCAGAAACTTGTTGCAGCGTCCGGAAGTGTTGAACAGCTCGGTAGGAGAACAAGGGTCATGAACAGTAGGCTGAAGGATGTGGAGCTGCTGGATGAAGCTGGAGACAATGAACCTGCAGAGGTACAGTAACGGCTGGATATTGCACAGCCGCCGGTTTTCTGCTAGAAATATGGATATTGATACAGAGAAAGGAAATCTGATCTGCTAGTAGCTGGCATAGGCTGGCGGCAGGTTTGAACCTGTTCCTATCATATTTCAGAGGTAGCAATGAATAATGAGATTTGTTTGAAAGGAAGGAGCTATTTGTCCCTGAAGGACTACACGACTGAAGAAATACTTTATCTTCTTGATTTGGCAAAAGAACTGAAAGACAAGAAGAAAGGAAAGAAATTCGACAGCAGGTTGAAGGGAAAGCTTCTGAAGGGCAAGAATATCGTACTTATCTTTGACAAGACTTCTACCAGAACTCGCTGTTCCTTTGAAGTGGCTGCCTATGATGAAGGAGCCCACGTAACTTTTTTGACGAACAGCCAGATGGGCAAAAAAGAATCTATTGAAGATACTGCAAGGGTACTGGGAAGACTCTATGATGGTATTGAATACAGGGGGTACAGCATGGAGCTGGTCAAGAACCTGTATGTGTATAGCGGTATTCCTGTCTGGAATGGCCTTACTGATGATGATCATCCGACCCAAGTCCTGGCGGATTTTCTGACGGCCCATGAACATTGTGGCAAAAAATACTCCAAGATGAAGATGGCCTATGTCGGAGACGGAAGAAACAATGTGTCCAATGCTCTGATGATCGGTGCAGCAAAAGTAGGCATGGATTTCAGCATTGCGACTCCGAATGCTTTGCAACCTGATGCTAGTCTGCTTGCTGAGATGACCGAGGTGGCACAGAAAACCGGATCGACGATTTCGGTAACTGCAGATCCTATGGAAGCCGTCAAGGATGCGGATGTCATCTATACTGATATCTGGGTTTCAATGGGAGAAGAAGACAAGATGAAGGAAAGGATCAAATTGCTCAAGCCTTATCAAGTAACCATGAAGTTGCTTGAAGCCAGTGGGAATGAGAAAGTCCTTTTTGAGCATTGCTTGCCTTCTTTCCATGATACAAATACCCAAATTGGAAAAATGGTTGCAGACACGTATGGATTGAAGGAAATGGAAGTCACCGATGAAGTTTTCCGGTCAAGACATTCCGTAGTCTTTGATGAAGCAGAGAACCGTATGCATACCATCAAAGCTGTCATGGTTGCAACGATGAGTGACAAACTATACAGATAGAAAATTGACTGAGGAGGAACGACGGCTTGATGCCGTCTGTTACTCCTGTTTTGATAGGATCTGGCTGCTTATTTCTCCGATAGGCGAACAATAGGGAGATATTTCTTTCTTTCTGATCTTTTCTTTATAGGTTGTCGGAGAAAAACCAGTGATTCTTTTGAATTCTTTTGCAAAATAATTGGGAGTTGCGTATCCGACCATCTGGGAGATTTCTTCCACTGAAAGGTTCCTTCCTTCCAGTAGGGATGCAGCTTTGTCCAGTCTGAAAAAAATCAAATAATTTTTCGGCGGAATTGAGATGGCATGCTTGAAAATCAGATATAGATGTTTTCGGCTGATGCCGATATTGTCTGCAAGGTTTTCTATTGAGACATTTGTTCTGTAGTATATTTCAATGTATTCCAATGCCTTGATGAAAAAATAATTGTCTGAGTATTTTTCCGGATACGTTGTTTTGTAACAGTTGTCAAGTAACAATGCAAAGATTGCATAAAGGTTTGAGACCATCGTGCAATATCGGTTTGCTGGTTTGTGAGCTGCTGCATTGATTTCCCCGAAATGCATCCTGATTTTGTGATCTGATGTATCATATGAAATGGGGTAAACAGGCGTTATGCCGCCGCGCAGCAGGTAATGTTCGATCATATAACCGGAAAAACCGACCCAAGAGAGAGAAAGTGGATTGTCGGCATCAGGAATGATGTTTGTTTCGGAGAGCGGAAAAACAATGAAGATGGTTTCTTCAGAAAGGGGAAAGGAAACTGTGTTTGTCTTGAGCATGCCCTTTCCCTTGTCTACCATATACAGACCATAATAAGAAAGATTTTTCTTCTGTTCAGTAGAGATGATTGAAGTCCCGCATGTATTCAGGTTCAGGACCAGATTTATGCGGTCAGGAGCGCTTCTGTAATTTATTTCTTTCCTATCCATGGTCGTGCGGCTGTTTCTCCATATCGAAAAGAGGATGCATATACAACAACCTGCCTTTCCCCTCATAGAAAGAAAGGCAGTATCCATATATCCAGCATATCACCGGATATCAAAGACTTGAACCGGTAGGTTTGGTTTTTTGTCCTGTTGTTGGATTATATTTCTATTTTGCTTTACTGATCAAAGTCTGTACATTGTTCTTTGTCAGTATATCGATGCCTGAATTGACAGTTTTATCGACTGTTTGTCCATTAAGTAATTTGATTGCAGCTTCTACGGCAAGCGTTCCCATTTTATTTGCACGCTGTGCAACATCTGCATAAAGAGTTCCGTCTGCTACTGCCTGGATACCTTGTTTTTCTCCGTCAAAGCCCATGACCCTAGCTTTGCATCCGGCTTGGATGCAGGCCCTGGCAGCACCGAGTGCCATGTTGTCATTTGCGCAGAATACAATATCGACATCAGGGGTTTTTTCAAGGATATTCTGCATGGTGTTGAATGCCTTTTCCTTGTCAGAATATCCAGGTTGATACGCAACTATCTTATAACCTTTTGCCGTATAGATAGTACTGGCTCCCTTGGCTCTGTCTCCACATGAAGGATTACCTGGTGTTCCTTCCATGATGACGACGTTGGCAGTAGGTTTGTTCCAATTGTCAATCATGAACTGCGCTCCCTTGCATCCCGCATCATAGTTTGCCGTACCGATGAACGTGTCGTAATCTTTGAAATCATCCGGCATGGGTGTATCGATGATGATAACTGGGATGCCGCTTTTCTTTGCTTTCGAGATTACAGTCTTTGCTGTCTTCGGCTGTGATGGAGCGACGATCAAAGCATCAGGATGCGTGGCCAGTGAGTCTTCAACCATGTTGATCTGCTGTATGATATTGTCTTCCTGTGGTGGAGCGAGTATATCTACTTCTGCTCCTGCCTTTGCCGCAGCTTCCCTGCATCCGGCAGCTACCTTTTGCCAATGTTCCTCACTCAGTGTCTTCAGCACTACGGCAATGTGTATTTGCTTTTTTGTGTCTGTCTGCTTGCTTTCTGCTTCTCCGTTGGCAAAAGCAAAGGCAGAAGAGAGCAGTAGCAAAGGCAAAAGCAACCCTATAGTCCTTTTCATATTTTCCTCCTATAAAAAGTCAATAGTTTCTACGGAAACTATCAAGCTCCGTTTGTTTTCTCCTCATAGGAGACCTTACCTTTAGGCCCCTATGACCTCCTCCGCACTCAGTGACCCCCCGACTTCCCTTACCATCAGGGATTCGTCGAACGGCCTCCTGCTGTTCAGGATCGCAAAGATGACCCTCGCCAGCTTACGCGTCGTGGCTATGATGGACTTCCCCGACCCCTTCGTTTCCTTCATCCTTCGGTAAGCCACCATCAGCCGCCAGCTGCCCGTCTTCTTGGACAGCCGCAGCATCCCCATCGTCGCCTGTACCAGCGCCGTGCGCAGCATCTGCGGCCCGTGCTTCGTTATCCTCCCCAGCAGGACCGTGTCGTTCGAGTTGTGTACCGACGGCACCAGCCCCGCATACGAGGCAAACTTCCTGAAGTCTCCCCCGAACCGTCCCTGCAGGTCACCCGCATAGGCCGCAATCGTCATCGCCGTGACCGCGCCGATCCCCGGCACCGTCCTGAGCAGCGCCACGTCCTCGTTCTCCCCGGCCGTCTCGGCCAGCTGCTTCTCCACTGCCTTGATTTGCTCCGCCAGGTCGTCTATAATGCCGAACAGAAGCTTGAGCGAAGCGGCGGCGGTCTGCGTGAATCCATGGTCTTCGAGATCTTTCAGCAGTCCCTGCCGCTTCCTCTTGCTCTGCAGCTGGCTGTGCCTCGTGTCGACCCCGTAGCCGAGCATCATCCCGTGGACCTGGTTCTTCACCTTCACCTGCGTGCTCACCAGGATGCTCCTGGCCTTCAGCAGCCGCCTGGCCTCCTCGCTCTGCTGGTCGCACAGGTGGCTCTGCGGGAGCATGTCCTTGTACAGGTAGTAGGCCAGCGTCCTCGCGTCGTTCCTGTCGTTCTTGCTCGTGCTCTCGCTGATGACCTTGAACCTGTTCGTGTTCACCACCGTCACGGCAAAGCCTTCCTTCTCGAACCTGTTCTTGAAGTACCGGGCGTTGCCCGTCGTCTCCACGGCAAGCCGTACCGGGCAGCCGTATGCCTCCTGCAGGCCATGCAGCCTCGCTGCCAGCTGTCCCAGCCCGTCATGCCCCCTGGTGACGTATGCCTTCTCCTCCACGGGCCTTTCCTCGTCTCCGTCCGCAAGGACGCATACCGTCACCTGCGTCTTGTGCAGGTCCACGCCTACGTCCAGCCTCTCCGTCCCTTCTTCCATGCCGTTTGCCATATCAGGCCTCCTCGCTTCAGTTTCCGGGCAGGACGGCTTCCGTTCGGTGATTCCTTCCAATCTCCTATCCGGCCTCAGCCGCATCGCTGCGGCGGACCACTGAGTGATTCGATGTAAACCCTTCCATTCTCCTTTGCGACATCAAGTGCCATTAGATATGCCGGACTTGCATCTCAGCCTTCCTGCCTGTACCTTCCAGTATAGACCCTCCAGCTCCTAGGTAATCACCAACTATTTACTTTTTATCACTCCTCCTTTTTGCAATACAAACCTTACCTGTTGCCTGAAAGGCAAGGTTGATATTATTTTATTTCCTTTTGTTGTCTATTGTTGTTTTAGCAGTATTTCATAATGGCCCGTACTGCAGATGCTGTGTCGGCCTTAGGGAAAAGCTCAAATCCCAACCGTCCTCGATAGCCGTTTGCCTCCAGCGTGCTGACTATCGCACCATAGTTGATTTCACCTGTCCCCGGTTCATGTCTGCCTGGGGCATCCGCAATATGAATATGCCCGATGGTATCACAGTAGGTACTGATGGTGTCACACAGACAACCTTCATTCAACTGCATGTGGTAGACATCATAGAGAATATGCAATTTGTTTGATCCTATAAGCCTGATGATTTCTGCTGCCATCTGAGTATGCTTGAGAAAATTACCAACATGATCGACTTTGACATTAAGGGCTTCTAGGTTCATTGATATGCCGGAACTTTCGGCAATTTCAGCACATTTCTCCAGCGTTCGGTACATTGAGCAAAGTTTGACGGTATCAGAGAGGTCATCGTAATGGTTGACCACAAATCCACCTTCTCCCAAAGCATTGGAATGTATAGTTACCGCACTAGCTTTACACTGACAGGCAAAATCGACTGATTGCCTGAGATATTCCAGGTATTTATCGAAATGTGTAGGATCGACCAAGGAATAGTCAGCATCTCCATTGAAGCCGTTGATTGCAACTCCGGCAGCTTCGGCCAGTTCCTTTAATTCCTGTGGATTCTTGTTTCTCCAATCCCAGAATTCAATGGCCGCAAATCCATCTTTTGCTGCTGCCGAGAACCTTTTTTCAAAGGGAATTTCCGTATAAAGGGTATCAATGCATGCACATTTTTCCAGACTCATTCTTCAACCTCCGATATTTTCACAGGCCTGTGTTCTTTCAGAGACCTGTTTGCAGCTGTAGCCATCAGTATGGGATAAAGACCTTCTTCCCCTGGGACCGGAACTTCCGTACCATTGATAAGTGCAGTGGCAAAAGCTTTCATTTCTTCTACGAAAGCAGCTGCGTAACGATCCCACATGACCGTATATGTATGCTCACACAGTGTCGCTTTTCCTTTGGACACAACTGCCGTATCGGGAAGGTCGTTCGTATCGTATGCCATGCCTTCCGATCCAAGTACTTCTACCCGTTGGTCATAACCATAGACAGCCTTCCTACTGTTGTCAATTATAGCGATTACGCCATTTTCAAATCTGACCATTGCGGCGGCAGTATCGACATCTCCCGCTTCTCCAATTGCGGAATCTATCAGTACAGCTCCGTCAGCATAGACTTCCTTTGCTTCGCTTCCTGCTAGGAAACGGGCCATGTCGAAATCATGGATCATCATATCATAAAAGATTCCTCCGGATGCTTTTACATATTCGATGGCAGGAGGTTCAGGATCCCTTGAGGTAATCCTTATGACCTGTACCTTGCCTATCTGCCCTTTTTCCACGATGTCATGGACTGCCCTGTGGTTATGGTCAAATCTTCTGCAGAACCCTATCTGAAGTTTTACTTTTGCCTTCTCTGCCTCTGCAATGGCTTGCTTGACCTTTTCCAGATCATAGGCTATTGGCTTTTCGCAGAAAATGTTCTTTTTTGCCTTTGCAGCGTCAATAATAAACTGTGCATGAGTATCGGTAGATGAACAGATCAGGACTGCATTTATTTCAGGATCATTGAATATGTCTTTAGGATCTTCGGAAATGTTTGGAATTCCGCATTGTTTGATGAAGCTGCGTGATGTATCAGTAATATATGGGTCTACAACAGTCTTTATGTGCATTGCTGGAATTGAAGATGTAATATTGTGTATATGCACTTTTCCAATTCTTCCCGCACCGATTACTCCGATATTTATTTTATTCATAAGTTCTTTTTCCTTAAATAATTATTTTTAAATATACTTACTTTGATGATTCTATGATACCTTAGGAAAACCCTGTTCACAATGCAAAAATGTAGAAATCTTCTTTATTATTTTTAGACAATGGCATGCTTTCTAGGATATTTTTACCTATTAGGGAACATTTATATAAGATGATTTTTGGCAATAACCTAAGCAAATGTTTCTTTATGACAAGGAAAAACCGAAAATGATCTTTGGTTTTTGACACTTGGCTAGTAATATGTCATAATATTGACGGTCAATTCATGACATACAGCAAGGAGACGGTAATGCCGAAGAAGATAGATCATGAAGAAAGAAAAGAAATGATCCTGGCAATGGCCCTGAAGGTTTTTGCAGAAGAGGGGTATAAAGATTCGAATCTTTCATTGATTGCGCAACGTTGTGGCATTTCACGTCCTACTATCTATCAGTATTTCAGGGACAAGAAAGAGATCTACTACTATGCAGTAAAGCTGGTAACCGGCCGTATGTTTGCAAAATATGTCGAACATGCCTGGGATAATACTGACAATGTATTGGATAAGATCAACTGGATCTGCGGAGATATCATCGACACTGGTCTTGTACATAGTGCGGAATTGATTTCCTTGGTTGATGTCATGCTTGATATGCGCAAGGAAGGGCAGGATTTCAATGCCATCATCCTTCGACGTACTGCAAAACTCAATATTCTGTTCAAGCGGCTTTTGAGGTATGGTATACAGAACGGAGATCTGAAACCTGATTGTGACATCAATATGGTTACTGACCATCTTGTCCTGCTCATTGAGTCTTTCTGTATTGAGCTTGCTTTTCTGGAGTTGCCGAATGCTGATAAGAACAAAGAACTGATTCATACGTATCTTGAATTCTTCAAGAACACTGACCGTCACGGGAAATAACATTTTCTTGTCGATTTCTGGTTTTTTGAGTATCTTTTGCACTGCTCAGGGGTGAGTACCAAAGGATAGAACTATGGATATGGAATCATTGACGATCAAGCTGAAGGAAGCAATCCAATCAGCTGGTTCGATTGCCCATGAGGCAGGTAATCCTGAGATTACCACCG from Spirochaetia bacterium harbors:
- a CDS encoding methionine ABC transporter ATP-binding protein, translating into MQISLHNLKRIYGDLHAVDGVSLEIPSNTVFGIIGKSGAGKSTLVRLISMLERPDEGQVYYDARRVDDLPKQQLLSQRRHIGMIFQNFNLFSSRTAGGNIAYPMEIQGMGKERIRARVKELLELVELSGREDAPISTLSGGQKQRIAIARALSINPDILFCDEATSALDPQTTHSILQLIKDIQQKMSLTVVMITHQMEVVRDACEKVAVLDNGKVVELGDVVDIFSNPKTEVTKDFLAHLSNNQQDLIRWGEGGAFTLRFQGKLTDEPVLSRITKKVDVAFNILAGGVQNVGSSHVGTMICDIEGSTENVHKAVEALRKEGIIVEEEKK
- a CDS encoding ABC transporter permease → MYGQLHGKPLVMVFFSTLFSLVIGLPLGVLLCITAPEQQGGIIPHAILNNVLGRIVNVLRSFPFIILMILLFPLSRLILGTSIGTRAAIVPLSIAAAPFVARVIESALKEVDPGMVQAAKAMGSTNMQIIVKVLLPEAMPSLVAGITLTIINLIGYSAMAGAIGAGGLGDLAIRYGYQRFRADVLLVSVIVILVMVEACQVVGDYLVARLMAKR
- the rmuC gene encoding DNA recombination protein RmuC gives rise to the protein MDGMEIMSVVFFCIILLILILVVRLSLRGKSHEEIQLLLKENSQTRTELRQMLESQRTALATQVSDLENRLSGTLVQVEGKNDKLADTVALQLEKIRIDNQTQLDEMRRTVDARLTTTLDSRLGESFKIVSNQLEVVNRSLKEMQSLADGVGDLSRLLGNIKTRGSWGELQAQNLLDEVFVSTQYEKNVETRKGSGQRVEFALKLPGEKDIPVYLPIDAKFPREDYERLQQSLETGDQEGCRVARVALARRMKEEAKKINGKYLDPPATTDFAIMYLPIEGLYAEVLNIPGLVDDLQRDFKVVPSGPTTFLALLNSLQMGFRTLAIEKRSEEVWKVLSSVKSEFSKFGEQVEKVQQKLVAASGSVEQLGRRTRVMNSRLKDVELLDEAGDNEPAEVQ
- the argF gene encoding ornithine carbamoyltransferase: MNNEICLKGRSYLSLKDYTTEEILYLLDLAKELKDKKKGKKFDSRLKGKLLKGKNIVLIFDKTSTRTRCSFEVAAYDEGAHVTFLTNSQMGKKESIEDTARVLGRLYDGIEYRGYSMELVKNLYVYSGIPVWNGLTDDDHPTQVLADFLTAHEHCGKKYSKMKMAYVGDGRNNVSNALMIGAAKVGMDFSIATPNALQPDASLLAEMTEVAQKTGSTISVTADPMEAVKDADVIYTDIWVSMGEEDKMKERIKLLKPYQVTMKLLEASGNEKVLFEHCLPSFHDTNTQIGKMVADTYGLKEMEVTDEVFRSRHSVVFDEAENRMHTIKAVMVATMSDKLYR
- a CDS encoding AraC family transcriptional regulator translates to MDRKEINYRSAPDRINLVLNLNTCGTSIISTEQKKNLSYYGLYMVDKGKGMLKTNTVSFPLSEETIFIVFPLSETNIIPDADNPLSLSWVGFSGYMIEHYLLRGGITPVYPISYDTSDHKIRMHFGEINAAAHKPANRYCTMVSNLYAIFALLLDNCYKTTYPEKYSDNYFFIKALEYIEIYYRTNVSIENLADNIGISRKHLYLIFKHAISIPPKNYLIFFRLDKAASLLEGRNLSVEEISQMVGYATPNYFAKEFKRITGFSPTTYKEKIRKKEISPYCSPIGEISSQILSKQE
- a CDS encoding sugar ABC transporter substrate-binding protein, producing MKRTIGLLLPLLLLSSAFAFANGEAESKQTDTKKQIHIAVVLKTLSEEHWQKVAAGCREAAAKAGAEVDILAPPQEDNIIQQINMVEDSLATHPDALIVAPSQPKTAKTVISKAKKSGIPVIIIDTPMPDDFKDYDTFIGTANYDAGCKGAQFMIDNWNKPTANVVIMEGTPGNPSCGDRAKGASTIYTAKGYKIVAYQPGYSDKEKAFNTMQNILEKTPDVDIVFCANDNMALGAARACIQAGCKARVMGFDGEKQGIQAVADGTLYADVAQRANKMGTLAVEAAIKLLNGQTVDKTVNSGIDILTKNNVQTLISKAK